A region of the Vigna unguiculata cultivar IT97K-499-35 chromosome 9, ASM411807v1, whole genome shotgun sequence genome:
atagttatttatgCAGCTATCGTAATGAACTATATGTTGAAGCACACCTAAAATCTTATTgaagtataaatattttcacgTTTGATAGTTAAATGATTATATGATTATCAAATGATTTATTTGTCACACTTAAATAAAAGTATCAGTTCACGAAAGCTTAATGTTATTTTGTATCACCAAAACACGAAAATAGCCTTACAAAGATTGCATTAGGTTTATAAACTATGATATTAGATTGTTTTAACATATTAAGTTGTTGTACGTAATATCAATTGTTTCGTGGTAGAGGTTAAGAAGTTGGGTTACAATTGAATCGTGGTGTTTGGACTGTTATtatcttaagtaaaaagagttgcgCTTTGACTAATAGCTATAGTTTTTAGCTTAGTGGTAAGTACTCGATCCTAACAATTAATATCAGAATCAAGATTACGAGTTCGATTTTTATGAGGAAATTATTGTGTGttttacaaaagtaaaaaaagttatgTCCATACTAATGATTATAGGCTTTTGACCTAATGTGGTAAGTTGATCCTAACGATCAAGGTCttatttgtttaagtttaatcatttctattttatttaatatgataaatactattaattttttaatataacagATCCTATTAAATGGTGTAAATGTAATGgctttgaattttatattttttaaaaaagaattgaagTGAACATGAATGATGTCTATATCATAGtaagtttaattaaatacaACTTGTTTTATAGATCTTATATGCAGGTATTTTATTGTATTCGATTTGGGAATCATATATGTATGTACTAACATTCAAATATAAGACATTTAGAAATTCACGCAATCAAAGTGTAACAACCTAAAGACATTTATACTAGTGCAAAGAGATCATAATGAGCAAGAATAAAAGTAATAGCATGTAAAAAGAGGTGGTACAGATAAGACATTTATGCATTAAATAACATGTTGCAAATATATTGTCTCAGCGTTTATAAAGGTCATTATAAAGCATTGTCCACAAAACACATGACTTCAATAATGGGATAGGTTGGCTTATGCAGGTTTAGAAAGTGGTGGCATGTACTAATACAATGAAGGCGTTTTCCGTATGTTATGTTGGGTTTTTACTTCAGTTTTAGGATTGATATTAATGTAAGACACAAATTTATGCTGGTCTATTCAAGGTTTAACATAAAAgtaacaatttatataaaaaaaattgataccaataaaaaaaccacaatgaaatgaacattttttagtttatttgagTTATGCATATTGTGTATCAAatgaaagatttttttataaaattaaaaaatagttagtaAGTAGGGAAATCAAATTTATGACAAAGGTTCAACTACTTAGGGAGAACACTAAGATGTACAAACTTTAAATGTACGGGCATTAAAGCCAAAAAAAGATACTGCAATCTCTAATTTTAAGTTCATCCTTGACTTCAACACCTTTGAAATACAAACATTAAAGTGAAAGTAAGGTTGAAATCTCTAATTTTTAGCTCATCCTCAACCTCAATACCCTTGAACCTATACAACTTGAATTCTTCTCTAAGTGGTCCAACCTTTGTCCTAAATTTGACTTCTTTACTCACTAACTTTTCttcaactttataaaaaatcattcattTGATATGTAACATACAAAACTGAAACAAGTTCAAAAATACCCATttcattatagttttttttgttGGTGGTAGAAATGAAAGGTGAAAATTGAGGTTTggggtttttattttaaatgtcaaTGATAAATGTCTAGTTTTAGTTAAATTGCATATCACTTAGACATTTACCTTGCAtaaattcaatgtaaaaatcacTAAAACAACCTTTTTTGcattaaaatacataataaagaGTGAAGAAGTTATAAAAAGTGGAATTTAACATACTTGTGTTGTCTTTGtaggaaaaaaatgaaagaaattaagAAGTTTGTGCTAAGCTCCAAAGTTGCAACTCAACCAAAAAAGATGAAAtgagaaaattcaaaataagaaCTTGAGGCTGAGCAACGATATTGCGTTGAACCACATTTAAGGAAACCTTCACTGCAATGAAACTCAAAGCTCAAGAATAGCGATTGAGCTTCAAGAGAAAGCCCCCATGGGAGAAGCCCCATTGTTGATCATCAAGTTGACTGCCCAAGCTTGGGAGCAAATCCACTCATGAAGGAAACCTATGTGGCTAATCTACTTGGATGAGAGTTAGAACAATACTTGGAATTTCTGTAAATACATAGCATGTCTATGTTAGTTTTATGTTGGTTTTTTAAATCACTTTAGAGAGCGAAACTTCATAGTTAGCTTAGAATTATATTGTACATCTTTTGCAAGCTATAAAAGGAGGGAAGTTACTTCATGTTCTTGTTGTATACATCACTATGAGCAACTAATTTCTTCCTAAGTTAGGATTGAATGTAACTTCTAAACTCTTTGTACTGCACTTGGTTTGATATATATTGTGTTCTTGTTTTATGTGTTAGTTATTTGATTTGCTTTCATTGCTTTGGTGACTTGATTAATCAtcatatttcatgaacaatggATAACAATGAGAACTGATTTAGTGTCTAGGTCCAATCAAATCTCCTAATGTTTGGTGTAAGActcgtagaatttaattaattaaataaataattaattaataaatacgggaggggaaataattatgacattaaattatggttggtatgacgtggaaaagtgctagctcatgtggttgagaggaCTTTGGTTGTGtgggaggacttgggtttgagtcttatgtatgctaacttttgtgttattgttttattatttaaatctatgtaatcatgttctggtatgatatgatgtctgaattggatttgttaagcatgaaaatgacttggttgaattggtggtGTAATTActttgtgattgaatggttatgggttcaaaccttggaaaaccaaactaaaaacattatttttggcATTCAATTTAAGCGAAGGAATTCCAGAGCTGCACTCCGTAAAATTGGGTGATGaaccaccgccaggcgactcatgctATTTGGTGTGTTCTGGGTTCCtggaagaggaaccgcctggcggcacattcccggccgccaggcgacgcaaagCGTCTTAGCTATTTTCTGGGTTTGCTGATGAGGCGCCTGGCAGGACTggttgaaccgccaggcggtgcaagGTATTTTGACTCGTTTCTGGGTTTTCTGGAATTCTGGGTGAAATCTGATCGGGGCAAAAGGCAGTGGTGATCCTTATAGAGGGGTAATGTTGACCAACAGTAGGTATAACCACCTAATTGAAGGCTTAAATGAATGGAACAGTGAATATGAGTTAGGGTTGAATGTATGTTATCAAAAATCACAAATTGGAATGTGTTACTGTGAATTGGACATAGGAATTGGTGATCAATGAaggtataaaataaattgttatgaTTGTGCTGGGATTAGTTTTGTGTGTATTCATAAAGATGGAAAAATGGTCGAGCATTGGGTGCAAAAGGAATCTGGGAAGTTCCAgaactgatgcaccgcctggcagTGCGAAgctggccgccaggcgacgttGGTGACAATGCAGAGGGAGTGTTTTTCGTGATCGAGCGGGTGTTGAGGGTCGGTGGGAGCTTGGTGAAAAAAAATGAGTGCATTCGGTTGAAGTTCGAAGTCATAGGGATGGGAGTTGATGGAATGAAATTACATAGATGGTGGACCTTGAGGTTTGGTATGAGTCACGGGGGATAATTGTAATTAAGGTTTGGTATGAGTCATAGAACTGTGTGAGTGCAATATTGGACCTTGAGAGGTCTGGTTGGACTGTGGTACTGTAATCTGAAGATAGTggaaataagtataaaatatagTGAGATAAACCTGTATAATTAAATAGGCTGTAAAAGAGGAAGGAAATGAGGACAAGTATTGTAGGAGCATGGGTACTGTCTAGAGAAAAGGGTgagttatactaaattataacaAGAGTACGTGAATCTAGACTAGGAAATGGTTTCAAGTAAGGTACCCCAGTGATGCAGGGGCACTGTGACTAGTCAAGTCTAAAAGACTTGTTATGATTCAGTTAGGGAGAAGAGCATTAGGAGCTAGAAGCTATGAATGATGAAAACACGTGACAGGGAACTCAATTGGAGTGTTGTTGTACTgatacagcgcctggcggcgtgaTTGGGTCTGTCAGGCAATAGTTTGGTAACAGAGGACAACTGAGTGGccggcgcctggcggtgagcataataccgccaggcggtacctgCTTCGAGATGAATTTTGAGGCGCTGTgtgcctggcggtacgcgacacccgccaggcggtctgggagctggcagcgcctggcggcatgtgtcccccgccaggcgatttataCTGCTGCAACTTGGAGTTTTATTTACGAATTTGTGATCTACCGTGCGTCTAGTGATGCTTTAAGGGTGAGTTTGCtgatgttccttgagttgtggctcggaacgtatctcttgagttgtggctcgggataggggttaagcacgtggtattccttgagttgtggctcggaatagcatctcttgagttatggctcgggatggcggatggacACAaagaacccttgagttgtggcttgggttggcgagtgttgccggtgtgagtgtgctggttgtggccagtacggatgggtccagatggattgccctcctcagttgttggctgacgagtttggtagtcttgggacgatacagactatgttcgtatatgggaactctatctagcgttgcggtgtatgatccgtagcatgttttcccgcacgtgctctatcgattgtggccgataggtatgacagcaagtcaccttgaagtaatccttaGACGTTGTAGAACACGGATAATCTGATTGGGGGTCAGATGGTAGGAATTAAAGAATAGGGCAATGTGAGATGTTTATGTTATGTACGATCTCTTGTGTTTATATGCTTATGTTTCTGTAActttatatatgtgatttaattgttaagttcaccctatctgcgtgtgtatggcgatgatcgtgtacgcggtacacgggagcagatgttggtgatgcaggtggctctggtgcagCCTAGTCGCGGAGATGGGATTGACTTGGGGAAACTATTACGtgtatttacttatttttggAAAACATTTGTAAACCTTGATGGGTGACTTGATAATATTgtggattttggttttgtaatgGACGTTGTATAATTTATCCGaccatttaataaagttttaaattttcccgcgttttgggaaaatgaggtattattaaacgcacagttttatttatttcatttatttatttataaatcagtaatatcctgacgggatgttacatttggcaTATACCAAAGATGAATATACGACTGTAGTtggtttaaataatattattcttaatGTAAGGGTCCCTCCACCTGGATGAGAATCATCCTATGTCTAACACTCTCAGGTTATAATACTACGAAGATGAGGTTAGAATTACATTCAAAAGTACTTCCATGAGTATTAAGataaaacacataatttattgaTAGTCAATGGCAGTGCAATTGAGTGTAATtaagggtgggcaaaaaatccaatttttatgatccaatccattttttctatgatccaatccatttaatatccattctattaaaaatccattccatttaaaatccattttaatggatctggatatcaatctaatctacattttatatattttatggattggatatccattctcgaaatctagattttcaaaatggataatccaaaatatccaatccaaattttcactttatattttttgttaggttaggctaaaggttgagacggactagcccaaatttagtcgtatttgattgagttggtgTGACCCtgtacaaaatttggccgaattaggTCAAATTCTGTCAAGTCAGTCCTGATCGAGATTTGACCCAGTTGGTCCgagacaaaatttggaagtattcggaaaaatctgtcaaattctttggtgtcagccctatggacaaaaatttggatccacatccattatttggatccaaaatggatgtggattagatttttgatagggctgacaccatagaatttgaCAGCTTTTTTGTTgaggccaaatttcagcatgggatgaacttggatgactttcgaacgaatttcggtcggggacgatgtgaccaaatttgggctaaggtcgactcgacaaaatttcagtcgagaTCGATTTGACTGGATTCAAATGAATTTCAGCCAGGGCCGATTTTGtctaatacgaccaaattttggccagagccgacttggccaaatatggccacatttgggTAAGGTCATGATAAGTCAAATTTCGGTcagggttgactccactaaattcgtcgGCCGAGACCGACTTGACTGAATATGGCCAATTTTCAATCGCAgccgactaagttgaatatagtcaaacTTCGTTCGGGACTTAGTCGACcgaatacggctaaatttggGCAAGTGCCAACTTGACCAAATTTACTTGCCCAAATTTTGATCatgaccaactcgactgaatttggccaaatttaggttaggACCGACTCACCTAAATATGACAAAATTTCGGTCGCGATCGACTTtgccgaatacgaccaaattcaggccaggaccaactcggtcaaattttggtcgaggccaACACGACCGAATTTTGACCGGAGTCGACTAGACTGAATTCGGCCGAATTTCGGTCGTGGCCGACTTagttgaatacggccaaattttcaatcgtgaccgactcatttgaatacggccaaattttaCCCTAGGTCGTCTCAgccaaatacgaccaaatttgggtcaAGGCCGACTCGACCAAATCTCAATCGGGGCCAACTTGattgaattcgaccaaattttgactaGAGCCAACTAGGTTGAATACAGCCAAATTTTGGGCGTGGTTGTCTCGAccgaatacggtcaaatttttTCTAGGTCGACTCAGGccaatgcagtcaaatttgggtcggggtgaactccaccgaatacttccaaattttgtccaggaccagCTGGGCCAAATTTTGATTGAGATCGACTTGACAGAATTCGGCCATGATCACCCCTAAGTGTAATAAGACAAGTTCAATTTCAACACCTTAATCAATACCACTTAGCTTTATATTTAGTTGCAATTAAGTGAAATATAGATTATTGTTCTATCAAACAAAATCCTTGTGGATACAACCTTATTGTATTATAACTAAATTAGTGCAATTGTTGGATGAGTTGAACTCTTAATTGGGTCTCAACAGTCACGAAAGTCCTTAGGATGAAAACTTTTTTAccactaaaatatattattacaatGACAATACACAATATACAAACAGGGGGACATTTATGCAAAACCATGACTAAGTTCCCCAAGAAACAATCATGGTTACAAATGAAAATGCAaagtttaacaaataaatatcaatGACGAAACGGAGGGACAAAAGGTTGTGTCATGAGAAGCCTATGACAAAAAGAATAAGACTTAGATAGAAATTAATCCTCAAACCAACACTATTTTATCGTAAAAGAATAAACCCTAACTCAAAAGAACATTTTTTTGCATGTTTTTTAGTAGTGAAAAATGAGGAAGAGAAcatgtatataaaatttaaaaagaagttTACGTCTAACCCCTTGgccaacataaaataaataatttacatcAGATAGTATAAGGTCCAACGaaaattaattatctattttaacatCGTTATAATCGTTAACACAATCGTGTATACATGTCATTGTTTCACTGACATGATGTACTGTACAGTGACATGACTGTTTATTTACTGTGACACAATGACATGGTGTTGAATTAAAAGTGAATTGCGTTTACGAATTGGAGGAAATTGGAATTAGGGTTCGCTGTTAAGAGAAAATTTTGGGAGGATTCACTGTTGGGACGAAATTGGAttgataaaaaatcaaaatattttcaagatCAACATTTGGGGAGGATTCACAATCAATTGATGCTAAGGTCATTCTTCATAGGATTAGAAGCTATTGATTCCAACGAGAAGTGATATCTAAGAACTTTTCTTCTTTGCAAGGAATTGTAAGACCACCCATTGGATGTTTATTCCCAATTTCTTCCTCGACAAGAATCAACAATTTTTAAGAGTTTTGTATTATAGTCATCTTCTCTTACTTGTAACAATTGTTACTAAATTTTTGAGTAATGACAATGAATTCAAAATGCTTaactattatatttatcaattataattttcacttATCCTTGTAATTGAATGGTAGACAACATCAAAAGATTGCTTGCttgaaatgaaaaaagtaaaagaacTTGAATGTTCTCATCAATTCCAAGACTTGATAGTTATTAACATACAATTTTGTATCATAAAGAATTGGATCATCCCTCGTACGTGCATGGACTTGTATTGTACAAATGGTTTTGATCTTTTGTCAAGCCATATTTCAGATTTTCAATGACCAGGGATGGTTcacaaaaatcataaaagaaaGACGGAATCCAAGCAATTGAGTCTCGgtaaaacttataattttgaTGAGTTTTTGTCTTTATTGCACCGATGAtcttgtttcaaacttattttctttttctctgttATAATGTAGTTATTTTGTTATTGAACTTAGCTATAAAATGCAGAGATAATAAGTGAATTTAATTCAAAGACGTTAAGAACTATTTGGTTGGAGACAACTAGTTAATTTCTTATTCGACAACAATGTAGATCAGAATGACGGATGAAACTGGTTGGGACCTTTCAATCCAATTTCGTCCTAGCAGCGAACCCTCTCCAAATTTTCTCTGAGTAATGAATCCTAATCCCAATCTCCTCTCATTCGTAAACCTAATTCACTTACAATTAAATACCAAACCATGTTGTCACAGTAAATAAACGACCACATCATTGTACAATACATAACGTCAATGGAACAATGACACGTATACATTGTTATTCTGTTAACAATTTTAATGGTATTAAGTAAAATaactaacaattttaataatattaagtaaaatgactaaattgaatgatattttcaaaatttaataccaaattgaataaaaatcctaaaataggatcaaattaaaaaaacttaaccaAAACTATGACCATATCACtatttaagtataaaagttttaaatcatatataccTATTAAAACTACTATATTATTCAGGATAAATTTAAAACCGTATTAATTTCCATCAGTggcttaattaaaaattttaattctagaaatatttaatctgagtagttaaattataattttagaaatgttttAGTGCAcaaagtaattataattttacgtGGTTTAATactatgtgtgtgtatgtataaaACAGaagtgaaaaaacaaaaatgtaatataGAATTAGGTAAGTTAATTATCATTAACATAACCGAAAGAATGAATCCTTGGTTAACCCGTCGCATGGGATAAAAACACTCGTTCCGTACCTTCGTCCTCCCCAATGCTTCTTTCCACACGCATCTTGGTGACCCCTTTCTTCAGAAACCACATCATATAGATACTTTCGCTATACAACCAAGTAACCCTGATTCCAATCCTTCTTCGCCACTCTTTCTCACACCCGATCTAAATCATCGTTTTCGTCCCACATCGTGAGTTTATCTAAATTTCTTTCACTCTCTAATCTGTGCTTCTTTTCTCAATCTTTcctcttttcttattatatttcgtgttttgattttaattcaGCACCAATTTCCTTGTAATTTCGTTTCGGTTTCCACCGGATCAAGGTTCTATTGTTGCAGTGTTTCAGTTTCAAATTGAATCTCCGTTTCAATTAATTTCGTGTTCagtatttttattgtgtttttttttaatatatatttctgCAGAGTTGGGGGTTTTTGATAATTGATATGGGTGATAACAGTGTCCCATCTGGGTCTCCAAATGCGAAACCAGATCTTGTTCATGGAGACTCAGTGGTCTCCAACAACGCCTCGTTGGAAACCATTGTGCAAAGTTTCCAAGATTCAATGACTCTTGGTAAGAGACATAAGTTCTGGGAAACACAACCTGTTGGACAATACAAGGATGTTGGGGACGCAAGTTTGTCTGAAGGCCCCATTGAGCCCCCAACACCTTTGTCTGAGGTTAAGCAGGAGCCTTATAACCTTCCTAGTGCTTATGAGTGGACCACATGTGACATGGACTCTTCGGAAACCTGTGATGAGGTTTATGTTCTGCTGAAGAATAACTATGTTGAGGATGATGAGAACATGTTCAGGTTCAACTATTCCAAGGAGTTTCTCAGGTGGGCGTTGCGCGTTCCGGGGTACTACCGGAGTTGGCACATTGGTGTGCGTGCCAAGGCCTCGAAGAAGTTGGTTGCTTTCATCAGTGGCGTACCAGCAAGGATCAGAGTTAATGAGGAGGTTGTGAAGATGGCTGAGATCAATTTCTTGTGTGTTCATAAGAAGCTTAGGTCGAAGAGGCTTGCGCCTGTTATGATCAAGGAGGTCACTAGGAGGGTTCATTTGGAGAATATTTGGCAGGCGGCTTATACAGCTGGGGTTGTGCTTCCAACACCAATCACGACTTGTCAGTATTGGCACCGATCATTGAATCCGAAGAAGCTGATTGATGTTGGGTTTTCAAGGCTTGGTGCTAGGATGACGATGAGTCGCACAATAAAACTTTACAAATTGCCAGATTCGCCGGTTACTCCTGGATTCAGGAAAATGGAGCTTCGGGATGTCCCTGCTGTTACTCGGCTGCTTAGAAACTACTTGAGCCAGTTTGTTGTTGCACCTGATTTCGATGAAAATGACGTTGAACATTGGCTACTTCCCAATGAGAATGTGGTGGATAGTTTCTTGGTGGAGAGTCCGGGGAATCATGAGATCACTGATTTCTGCAGCTtttatacactcccctcttcGATCCTTGGAAATCAAAATTACTCAACTTTGAAAGCTGCTTATTCTTATTATAATGTCTCCACCAAAACCCCATTGACTCAGTTGATGAATGATGTGCTAATTGTGGCAAAGCAAAAGGATTTTGATGTTTTCAACGCCTTGGATGTGATGCACAATGAGAATTTCCTCAAAGAGCTCAAGTTTGGACCGGGAGATGGACAGCTTCACTACTACTTGTACAATTATAGGATTCGTAATGCCTTGAAACCATCTGGACTCGGGCTTGTGCTTTTGTAGTTTTGATATTATTCAGTTTTGGTGTTGCTAGGTGATTGGCAAAACCattcatttgttttgttttagtaGCTGCTTGCTTCATTATTTCTTGTTCCTTTCAAATACTGGCAATTAACATATTAGGTTTGCAGGGTATGTGAGAGCCCATCTTTTGGCAGACTTTCAGCTAATATGCTTACATTGCAAAATTCTGAAGTTGTTGTAGACTGGTGCTTCTTAGATTTCCTTTTTGCTCTATTTTCTTCTCGACATTTTCATGCATGATTGCATGTATGAGTAGTTCACAATCCTTATAAAATTAATCGTGTCAAGCTTTTGTTGCTGTTTGGTTGCATATGCTCTGCTGCAGATGAGTTTGTTTGGCTGGGTGCATTTGCATTTGCTCATATAACCTTCCATTTGATCAATCGTAAGTTTAATAGCTTTGGGTGTCTAATAAGTAGGATTTTTGTAGTGATCAACTGAATGTTATAACATGGGATATATCATCATGTACTCTTGTTTTATGTAGACTTCATTAGGGAACGGTTAAGTAGCTATTTATGCAATAGATAGTTTTAAACTTCTATAGGAATACGATCCTAACACTACCTGTCCAGCTGGCTAAGCTTTTTTGTGACCTTGTTTTGAACTTTGAGGATTCCCCCTCCCcacaaataattacattaaaatcactttgttttcacttttgttatttataaaGATGTATATTTGGAaaacagcaaaaaaaaaatctactttTTGAGCTTAGTCGTCAATCTTTGCACCAATGAAACTTGTGAAAATAAGAGAAAGCCCATAAATTGGGTGTTAGCTTTGCCACTAACCACAGCCATTGAAACCATCCCTGTGCAGCTGCTATGGACTTGACGTTGGGACCGGATCCTATTTCAGTTCCCATTATCAGGTAAGAGCTGAAGCCAATTGTCAAGAAGATAATAAGTATATTATGCCTTGTTTTCttacatattattttgtttccttAATTCTAATTTTGGCTTTTGTCCTGGGTTTAGTTTGTGACCTACATATGAATTATTTGTTTCTGTTTGCATGGCAAAGTAgtgttaagttaaaaaaatgtaaaagaaactTCACTGTTTGTGGATAAAATAGAGAGGGAACTACTTGTGCTATTGTAGTTTGATACTATTCAGTTATGGTTTTACTATGTATTTGGCAAAACCATTCATTTGTTTCGTTTTAATGGCTGGTTTGGTTGTTTCAATATACAAATATTGCAATTAGCATACCAGGGTTGTGAGTATGCAAAAGTCCATCTTAAGGCAAATAGCCTAGCCTCGATTTCCTTCTCAAGTTCTTAGTTAGTTCACAATTTTAGActtaaatttagaagaaaaagcaTGACATTATTTgtagtgtttaattttgtatgtaatttaatttatttacttgTCAAGAGTTTGATGGAAAGTAAAAGCTAACTAAAACTGATTTAATGACTTGTAATCTTAAGTTtcaatattttgtttactttaatactaactaaatttggttttgaaaaccat
Encoded here:
- the LOC114164050 gene encoding glycylpeptide N-tetradecanoyltransferase 1, with amino-acid sequence MGDNSVPSGSPNAKPDLVHGDSVVSNNASLETIVQSFQDSMTLGKRHKFWETQPVGQYKDVGDASLSEGPIEPPTPLSEVKQEPYNLPSAYEWTTCDMDSSETCDEVYVLLKNNYVEDDENMFRFNYSKEFLRWALRVPGYYRSWHIGVRAKASKKLVAFISGVPARIRVNEEVVKMAEINFLCVHKKLRSKRLAPVMIKEVTRRVHLENIWQAAYTAGVVLPTPITTCQYWHRSLNPKKLIDVGFSRLGARMTMSRTIKLYKLPDSPVTPGFRKMELRDVPAVTRLLRNYLSQFVVAPDFDENDVEHWLLPNENVVDSFLVESPGNHEITDFCSFYTLPSSILGNQNYSTLKAAYSYYNVSTKTPLTQLMNDVLIVAKQKDFDVFNALDVMHNENFLKELKFGPGDGQLHYYLYNYRIRNALKPSGLGLVLL